The genomic segment TTGTTTAAGATAGGATATAATCTTTTCATTAATAAGATTTTCTGATTCTACCCCAAAGAGAATCACACAAAAATCGTGCTTTAATAAATCTTCTATCACAGCAGCAAAATATTGTTCCTCCCAACGCTTAGCGCTCCCAAAAGCCGCACCCGCATTGATTCCTGCAATTTTAGAATGATTAAAATGTGCAGGAAGCGTTATGGAGATTTTAGGGGGTTTTAAATAAAGCCTAGGCGCAACGCAATGATTAGGAATGATAGTCTCTACAAGTTTGGCAAACCTTAGGGATTCGTGGAGTTTTTTTGGTTTTTTTAAAGCAATATTTAAAAGCAAAGAGCGCAACTCATTGGCATAACCAATGCGTTTTTTAGCACGATTAAAAAATAAAAAAAGTGCGGAGAGAAAATTATTTTGAAAAGTCAAGGCAATCTCACAAAAAGGAATAGCTCTAGCAAGTCTGTAAAGTGCTAAAACCCTAAACTTAGCTTGTTTGCTATTATCAACAATAGTTGTAGTATTAGGATAATGGTTAAAAAGTGCGCAACTCACCTTACTTCCCACAAAATAAAAATGAGCATTTGGATAAGTGCGATAAAGAATCTCCAAAGCAAATGTTGCCATCACCGCATCACCTAGCCAATTTGGAAGACGGATAAGAATATTCATAATAATCTCTCAAAACTTCTAAAATACTTCAATCATCAATCTTAATTATTTCATTGGAAAACAATCTAAAATTTCTTGCGTAATTTCTTGAATACTGCGATTAGCATTGATACAAAAATGTGCAGAATCTTTATAGGCTTGATAGCGTTTTTGATAAAGCTCTAAAGCTACTTTTTGATTTTCAAAAAGTGGTCGCTTAAGTCTCTCTTCTTTGCTAAGGCGCAAAAGAATATCCTCAAAACTAAGATCCAAAAAAAACACTTTTCCCATTAGCTTAACATCACAAAACAAAGGCATTCCACCCCCAGTTGAAATAATGCAATGGCGGATATTTTGAGATACAAACAGACAAAATGCCCTCTCAAGATTCCTAAAATAAGTTTCACCTTTTTGAGAAAAAATTTCAGGAATTGTCATATTTTCATTATTTTCAATCACTAAATCACTATCAAGTATCAAGGCATTTGTGTGCTGATAGAGTGCTTTAGCAACACTGCTTTTGCCACTCCCCATAAATCCAATCAAAACAAGATTAGTAGAATGCAATCTCTAAGCCCTCTTTTGTGTTTTTCAAAAGGTATTTATATTGCCCATCTAAATTCAATGTAATTCGGTAAAAATCCAAATGCGTTTGTAATTCTACCTTATTAACAATTGGCAAATGGGTTATCATTGAATCTTTCAGGCTTTTATTGCTATTGCTTTTAAAATCAAGAATCAATCGCGTTGGAGAGGCAAGTGTAAAATCTCTTATTAATTGCAAAGGGGTTTTTAAAATCACTTTTTTGCCTTCAATGTGAAAGTTAAAGAGTTTATGAAAATTAAAATCACTAGCTGTAGGCAAAGTCGTATTTGCTTGAACTTCTTGACTTAACACAAGCGGGAAATGCCAATCAATATCCCCATCAAGCTCTTTTTCAATAGCACTAATAGAACCATCAAGATTCTGATAAGAAATGGCAATCTTTTTAATTTTTCGCGCTGTGGAGGGGAGATTTAAAGCGGTTTGAGTAAATAAATCCAATTTAGGTGGATTTGAAACTTGTCCGCTCTCTTTTGGTTTCATTGCTGATTCAAATGGATTTCTAGTGGGTTTTGTGCTATTGTTTTCACTAGGCAATTGCGCTTTTTTCACTTCTATGGGAGCTTGAATATTAAGATCAGGGATCTTAGGCAACACTTGAGGCTCATTGGCAAACATATTTAACGCAATAATAAACAATACACTTAAAATTCTCATTGCGGCTCCAATCCTTTCAATTCAAAAAATTCTTTTTGAAGTTTTGCATTTTCACTCATAAGATTCTTTACTTCTTGAGACATTTCTCTTTCTTTTTCTCTAAGCTCTAATAAAACCTTTAAAGAATTATTACCAAAGAGTAAATTCCCAAAATAAACTCCTGCGATACAAATCACTAACAAAAGGCTCAAAAAAGGAAGTAGCTTATAAAACCCTCCCTTTTGATAACCAAACTCTTCTTCATCCATAACTATTTTCTAAAGAGACTTTTTCCTAGATATTCTGGATAAGCCAACTCATTTTCAATTACCAAAAGTCGATTATATTTTGCCATTCTCTCACTCCTTGCTGTTGAACCTGTCTTGATTTCTCCTGTATTAAGCGCAACAGCAAAATCAGCTATAAAGCTATCTTCACTCTCTCCACTACGATGACTCATAATACAGCGATAATTATTGCGTTGTGCTAGGCGCACAGTTTCCATAGTTTGACTTACCGTTCCTATTTGGTTTGGTTTAATAAGCACTGCATTAGCAATATTTTGTTTGATTCCTTCTGCAAGAATCTTAGCATTTGTAACAAACAAATCATCACCCACGAGCTGAATCTTATTTCCAAGTTTTTGTGTAAGCTTCTCCCAACCACTCCAATCATCTTCACTCAAGCCATCCTCAATTGAAACAATGGGATATTTTGCAATTAATTTTTCATAATATTCAATCAATTCTTCACTGCTAAGCTCACGCCCTTCGCCTTTGAGACAATAGATTCCTTTTTCATTAACAAACTCACTACTAGCAACATCAAGCGCTATTGCAATTTGATCCCCCTCTTTATATCCTGCTTTTTTCACAGCCTCCAAAATGACTTGAATGGGTTCTTCATTAGTCTTTAAATTAGGAGCAAATCCACCCTCATCACCAATGCTTGTAATGTGTTTAGAATCTTTTAGAATCTTTTTTAAATGTTGATAAATTTCTGCACTTGCACGCATTGCTTCACTAAAAGTATCAAATCCAACAGGCATAATCATATATTCTTGAAAATCCACGGTGTTATCAGCGTGACTTCCACCATTAATAATATTTAACATAGGCACTGGAAGCACTAAAGCATTTGCGCCACCTAAATAGCGATAAAGTGGGATATTTAAACTCTTTGCTGCAGCCCTAGCCACTGCCATAGAAACCCCAAGTGTAGCATTTGCACCAAGCTTAGAGAAGTTTTCTGTGCCATCTAGCTCAATTAATGTCTTATCAATATCACCTTGATCAAAAGGATTCATACCACAAAGTGTATCAGCAATACTAGTTTGAACATTTTCACAAGCCCTTAAAACGCCCTTACCTAAGAATCTCTCATCTCCATCGCGCAATTCCAAAGCCTCTCTTTTACCTGTGCTAGCACCACTTGGGACAATCGCACTCCCCACACTTCCATCGCTTAATAGGACACTTGCTTGAATCGTAGGATTCCCACGACTATCCAAAACTTCTTGTGCTTGAATCTCATCAATATAAATCATTGTTTTCTCCCTATTCTTCTAAATTTTCATCATCATCTGTAGATAAATCATCCGTTACGCTAATAGAAGCCTTGATTTTTTCTTCTATTTCTTGAGCAACTTCTGGATTTTCTCTCAAAAACACCTTAGCATTTTCCTTGCCTTGACCTAACTTCTTATCTTCATAGCTAAACCACGCTCCACTTTTATCAACAATGTCAAGCTTCACACCATAATCAATTAACTCACCTTCCTTGCTGATTCCCTCACCAAACATAATATCAAACTCTGCCCCTCTAAAAGGTGGCGCCACTTTATTTTTAACAACTTTTGCCTTGACACGATTCCCAATATTCTGCTCACCTTGTTTTAAAGTTGCAATACGCCTTACATCAATCCTTACACTTGCATAAAATTTAAGTGCATTTCCACCAGTAGTAGTTTCTGGACTTCCATACCCCATCACTCCGATTTTCATACGAATTTGATTGATAAAAATCACTGTTGTATTCATTTTGTGAATCACGCCTGTAACTTTTCTTAGCGCTTGACTCATAAGCCTTGCTTGAAGTCCCACATGCTGATCACCCATATCCCCTTCAATTTCACTTTTTGGAGTAAGTGCAGCAACAGAATCAATGATAATCAAATCCACTCCCCCACTTCTTGTAAGGGTTTCTAGAATCTCCAAAGCTTGTTCTCCAAAATCTGGCTGTGAGACAAGAAGATTCTCCACATCAACTCCAAGCCTTTTAGCATAGGTTACATCAAGGGCGTGTTCAGCATCAATAAAAGCGCAAATTCCACCCTTTTTTTGACATTCTGCCACTACTTGCAAGGCAAGTGTTGTTTTACCTGAACTCTCTGGTCCATAAATTTCAATGATTCTACCCTTCGGAATCCCACCAATCCCAAGAGCAATATCTAACCCCAAAGAACCTGTGCTAATTGCATCAATTTTTTCCACAGGTTTATCTCCAAGTCTTATTAAAGCGCCTTTTCCAAAGGCTTTATCAATTTGTTTAATAGCTAATTCTATCGCCTTTTGTTTGTTCTCGTCTAATGCCATTCTTTCTCCTACAAGAAAATAAAAACTAAATTTTAACCAATTAAAATAAAATAGACCCTTATTATAAGCAATTTTACTATATTTTTTGCCTAATGTTTTTTTAAAATTAAAAGACTAAAATTCCAAGTTTGTTTAAAATATAGCTAATAAGGCAAATGATGCGATTCTTATCTAAGATTTTTTATCTTTATTATGATGGTTTTAGAAATATGACTTTAGGAAAAAGTCTTTGGCTAGTTATCATTCTTAAGCTTCTAATTATCTTTGGTTTTTTAAAAATCTTTATTTATGACAAAAGCCTAAAAACAAACTTCCAAACACAAGAAGAAAAAAGCGAATTTGTTAGCAAAAATCTCACTGAATTTTAAAGGAATAAAATGGAACAAGAACTACTACAAAGAGCGGCTAGTGTAGATTGGAGTAGAGCGCAATTTGCCCTTACAGCACTTTATCATTTTTTATTTGTGCCTTTAACTTTGGGGCTTTCTTTTATTTTGGCAATTATGGAGAGCATTTATGTTAAAACCAAAAATGAAGAGTGGAAGAAAATCACACAATTTTGGTTAGGAATCTTTGCAGTTAATTTTGCTATTGGCGTGGCAACGGGCATTATTATGGAGTTTGAGTTTGGGACAAACTGGGCAAATTATTCGTGGTTTGTTGGTGATATTTTTGGTGCGCCATTAGCTATTGAGGGGATTATGGCTTTCTTTTTGGAAGCCACATTTTTTGCTGTAATGTTTTTTGGCTGGAATAAAGTCTCCCCTAGATTCCACTTGCTTTCCACTTGGCTTGTCGCAATTGGCTCTAATTTAAGCGCATTCTGGATTTTGGTGGCAAATGGCTGGATGCAATACCCTATTGGAACAACCTTTAATTTAGAAAGTGCTAGAAATGAAATGACAAACTTTTTTGAAGTGGCATTAAGTCCTGTAGCAATTAGCAAATTTTTGCATACAGTTTCAAGTGGTTATGTAATTTCGGCACTTGTAGTAGTTGGAATCTCTGCTTGGTTTCTCCTAAAAGGGCGCGATGTTATAGCAGCTAAAAAATCGCTCATTGTGGGGGCAAGTTTTGGGCTTATTACTTCAATTTTTCTCTTTATTAGCGGTGATGAAAGCGCTTATCAAGTTACCCAAAAACAGCCCATGAAACTTGCTGCCATGGAAGGAATCTATGAAGGTGAGCATCGAGCAGGACTTGTGGCTTTTGGTATTTTAAACCCCAATAAACAAATCGGCGATGATCAAAATACTTTTTTATTTAATATTACTATTCCTTATGCGCTTTCAATTTTGGGGAATCGCTCTCCTAATAGTTTTGTTTCTGGAATCAATGATTTAGTATATGGCAATGCAGAAAAAAATATCATGAGCATTGAAGAAAAAATCCAAAAAGGTCATCTAGCCCTAGAAGCCTTTAGAGAATACAAAAAGGGTAGAGAATCGGGAATAGCTGCGGATGATTTAGAACAATATTCTCAAATTGTTAAAGAAAATATGTCTTATTTTGGATATGGCTATTTAAAAGATGCCAAAGAAGCTGTGCCGCCAATTGCCCTAACCTTTTATACTTTTCACTTAATGGTGGCATTAGGAAGTTGGTTTTTTGTTTTGTTTATTGTGGTGCTCTATCTTGCAATGGCAAATGAAATTACAAAATTTAGAAAAATTCTATGGATTGCTTTATGGACGATTCCACTTGGATATATTGCTGCAGAATGTGGCTGGATTGTTGCAGAAGTGGGCAGACAGCCTTGGGCGATTCAAGATCTAATGCCTGTTGGAGTGGCTGCCACTCACCTAAGTAGCATTAATGTGCAAATTTCTTTCTTTATCTTTTTGGTTTTATTTACTGCGTTGTTGATTGCTGAAATTGGCATTATTTTGCGGCAAATCAAAAAAGGCTTTGCGCACTAAGGAGAAAAAATGTTTTTTGGATTAGAATTACTGGGATTACAAATTTATTGGTGGGGAATCTTAAGTCTTTTGGGAGGGCTTTTGGTGTTTATGTTTTTTGTTCAAGGCGGACAAGGAATGCTTTTTGAGCTTGCCAAAAATGAAGAGGAAAAGGCGCTTATTATTAACTCTTTGGGCAGAAAATGGGAGCTTGGATTTACCACTTTAGTGCTTTTTGGCGGAGCTTCATTTGCTGCTTTTCCCTTGTTTTATAGCACGAGTTTTGGTGGAGCATATTGGGTTTGGCTTATTATCTTGTTTTGTTTTATTATTCAGGCTGTGAGCTATGAATACCGCAAAAAAGAAGGCAATTTTCTTGGATCAAAGACTTATGAATTTTTCTTGCTTATTAATGGAATCTTGGGAGTTTTTCTGATAGGCGTTGCGCTAAGCACCTTTTTTAGCGGGGCAAATTTTAGTCTAGATTCTTCTAACTTTGTAACTTGGCAAAATCCTGCTAAGGGCTTGGAAGCTTTACTTAATCCTTGGAATTTTCTTTTGGGATTTGCTTTGGTTTTTTTAAGTCGAATCTTAGCTTGTGGCTATTTTTTAAACAATATTAATGATGAAACTTTAAAGCCTAGATTCCAAAAAAAGATTCTGCCAAATAGCCTTGCATTTTTGGTTTTTTTTCTTGCTTTTTTATTTTGGATTTTTACTAAAGAAGGCTTTGCTCTTTTGCCAAATGGAGATATTAGCTTACAAAAATACCTTTATTTGCAAAACTTCCTAGATTTTCCTTTTTTAATTGGAATCTTGCTAGTTGGCGCTGTGTTTATTTTGTTTGGAATGCTAATGACCTATAAGGGCTGCAAAAAAGGAATCTTTGCCTTAGGCATTGGTAGCGTGTTAGCTGTTTTTGCTATTTTGCTATCCATTGGGATTGGCAAAAGCGCGTTTTATCCAAGCCTAGTAGAACTGCAAAACTCGCTTACGATTCAAAATGCAAGTTCAAGCTATTATACTCTAAGTGTAATGGGCTATGTTAGCTTGCTTGTTCCTTTTGTTTTGGCTTACATTATTTATGTGTGGAATCTCATGGATAAAGTCAAAATTACCAAAGAAGAATTAAGAGAAGATTCTCATCAATACTAAAGGATTAAAAATGACAGAATTTTTACTCATTATGTGGCCAGTGGTAATTTACATAGCTTATAAGTTTGTATGGCTTAATATTAGCCACATTGAAAAAAGTGAAGAATCAAGTGCAAATACAAAATAGCTTTGATTTGTTTTGCTTTTTAAAAAATCTTGGGTATTTAAAAAATCCTCCCCATAACCTTTGGTGGCCTAATGCAGGGAACTTTGAAGTAATCATAGGGGCAATTTTGGTGCAAAATACGCGCTGGGAAAGTGCTTTTAGAGCAATTAATCGTTTAAGGGCAGAAAATCTCCTTAGCCTAGAAGCTTTAGCAAAGATTCCCCTAGCTACTCTACAAAACCTTATGAGTGATGTGGGATTTTTTCGACAAAAATCACAACGAATCATTTATCTGTGTCAGAATATTTTAGCAGAATTTGGAAGTTTTGAAATTTTTTGTGAAAATGTTAGCAGACAATGGTTGCTTAGTCAAAAAGGCATTGGCAATGAAACCTGCGATGCCATTTTATGCTATGGAGCTTTGAGGGCAGAAATGGTGGCAGATCAATACACTTATAAACTTCTAAAAAGCTATGGCTATGAATTAGAAGATTACGACGATATTAAAGAATGGCTAGTTAGTGGAATAATGGAAAATTACAAAGAAGTGTGTAAAATCTATGAATATCAAATTCCACTTAATGTGCTTTATGCGAGATTCCATGGAAAAATCGTGGAATACTGCAAAGAACATAAATCAAAATAAGGATAAACCTTGAAAGAAAGTTTTGAACCTCTAGAATTGTTCTTAGAAATTTGCAAGATTCCCCACCCAAGCAAAAATTGCTCTAAACTCAAAGAATGGATTATCACAAAGGCAAAAGAAAATGGAGCGACTATAAAAGAAGATAAAGCTGGAAATTTACTTTGCACAAAAGGTAATCCAAAAATCTGCTTACAAGGGCATTATGATATGGTCTATGTCGGAGAATCAAAAGATTTTAAAGTGCAGCCTAAATTTTTGGATTCCAAGTGGCTTGGCGCTTTGGATTCTAGCCTTGGAGCGGATAATGGAGCAGCATTAGCTTGTATGATTTTAGCCTTAAGGGATTTTGATAATATTGAATGCTTATTTACAAACGATGAAGAAGTGGGAATGATTGGGGCTAATCATTTGGAGTTAGAAATCCATTCACCTTATATTATAAATTGTGATAGCGAAGACATTGATGAGGTTATTTATAGTTGTGCGGGAGGATATGATTTAAAAGCTAAGAAAGGATTTGAAATTTTAGCAATCCCTAAGGATTATAAATGCTTTGAAATCAAAACTCAAAACTTTAAAGGCGGACATAGCGGAATTGAGATTCACAAAAATATCCCTAATGCAATCTTAGAATTAGCCAAAATAGCTAGAGACTTAGAGGGAATTATCATTGAATTTTGGGGTGGTGAGAAGCGTAACTCTATCCCTGTAAATGCAACCTTAAAAATCGCTCTTAAAGATTCTCAAGCAATTAAACTTGAATCATTATCAGAAAATTTCGTTATTACACCCCTAAAACAGACAAAGTATGGCTATGCTTGTAAAGATCTACTCACCGCTATTTTGGGGCTAGAAAATGGCGTTATTAAAGCCAAAGGCAATTCTCCATTGCTTTCAAGCAATTTAGGAATCTTAAAGCAAGATAATGAAAGTTTTATCTTTTATGCAATGGGAAGGGGTAACCAAGAAGATTTAATGCAAAAAAATATTGCCCTAAGTCAAACTTTTCTAAATTCTCTAAATTTTGAAGTAAATGTCCTAGATTATTATGCGCCATGGACAAAAGAAGAAGGGAGACTGCTAGAATTAGTATGGGATATCTACCAAAAGCACAACAAAAATGCAAAATTAAAAAGTATCCACGCTGGACTTGAATGTGGAATCTTAAAGCAAAAATTTCCTAAAGCAGAGTTTATCTCCATAGGACCAACTATTTTGCATCCCCATTCTTTGAATGAAAAATTAGATTTAGAAAGCTTTAAAAAATTTTGGGTAATTTTACAAGAAATTTTACAGAAGAATTATATTTTTTAGAAAATACCCAAAAAGTTTTTGCTAGAATCTTAAAAAAATTATAGTGAGAAAAAATGAGAAAGTATCTTTTGGGAAGCTTGTTTAGTTTGTTTGTTGCAAGTAGCGTATTTAGTGCTCCTTCACTGGTAAATGGAATCGCTTTTTTTGTCAATGGCAACCCTGTAACTTTACTTGATGTATATAAGGTGCAGCAAAGAGATAAAGTGGAGCAAAATATTGCTGTAGATATTCTTATTAATGAAAAACTGCATGAAGAAGAAATCAAAAAGCACAACATTATTGTAACAGAATTAGAATTAAGTGATGAGCTTAATTCTATCGCAAAACAAAACAAAACAACTTCCACACAACTTGAATCATACATTCGCACCAATGGTGGGAATTGGGAAAGCTACAAAGATGAAATCAAAAAAAGAATCCTAAAAAGAAAGCTTTATCAAATCATCTCCCAAGAAAGCTTAAAAATGGTCAATGAAGATGAATTGCGCAATTACTATAACGCACATAAAGAAGAATTTTTAATCCCACAAAGTATTGATGTTAAGAAGTTTTTTAGCAAGGAAGGTGCTGCATTAGAAACACTTGTTAAAAGTGGAGGCAAAACCATTCCAAAAGGCATAGGGCAAGAAAATGAAGTCCTGCAAATTGCTGCTTTAAACCCTCAAATTGTCCCTGCTTTTGTGCAAGGCAAAGTAGGCACTTTCACTCCTATTTATCCTGTTGGGGAAGATTTTATTACCTTTTTGATTGAAGCGAAAAATAATCCAAGCCTTGCGCCTTTTGAAAATGTAAGAGATATTATTTTGCAAAAAATTATGTCCCAAAAAGAAGATTATTTAATTTATGAATATTTTGAAAAATTACGCTCTGATGCCAAGGTTAATATTATTCGCTTAAATTAAAGGAGAAAAAATGAAACAAATTATCATAGCAGGAATCTTTGGAGTTGCAATGCTATTAGCAGGATGCTCAAGCAAGAATCTAAACACACAAGAAGCCACACAAAACACTATCTATCAAACCTTGCAATCCAAGCAAGAGTGGAAAATCCATAGCTTTAAGCTTAATAATACAACAGAAGTTTTGACATTTGAAAAAGAATATCCATTTTTCATCGGCTTTAAAGAAAAAGGAGTTTTTGGCACTTTTGGTTGCAATAATTTCTTTGGTAGTTATGACTTAAATAATGACAATTTAAAAATCTCCAATGCCGGTATGACACGCAAAATGTGTGAGCCAAGGATAATGGAGCTTGAATCAAAGCTAACAGAAAATATTTTAAACAACGAAAATCGCATAGAAATCCTTAATGATGGGAAAATTTTGATATTTCGCAATGATTTTTATTTGTTGATGCAATAGTTTAAAGATATTTTTACCTAAAATACAATAGGCTTAACAAAAACTAAAAAGGTTATTTATGTGGATAACAAAAAATTATAATGAAAAATTTCAACAAGAATACAAGATTGAGAGCAAACTTTTAGAAGCAAGTGGAATTAAGCATCATTTGGAGATTTTTAACTCTCAAGCGTTTGAAAACATTGCCTTAATAGATGATAAAATTCTACTTAAAACTATGCTTCCCCTACAAAGTGAGCTTTTAGCGCATATTAGTGCTTGTTCTCACAAAGAGCCCAAAAAGATTCTCATTGCTGGGAGTTTTAATCTAGAAATTGCTTTTGAATTTTTACGCCATAAAGATTTAAAAGTGGATTTCTTGCAATTTGATTTAAAAATCCTTGAATCTCTTATTAGTTTTTTTCCTCACTATCAATCAGTGATGCAAAACAAAAGATTCAATCTTATCCCACAACAAAAAGAAGAGTTTTTACAGCAAAACCAAGTCAAAACTAATTTCTACGATATTATTATTCTTGAAAACAAGGCTGATTTAAAAGACTATGAATCTTTGCTAGGAGAAGATGGGATTTTGGTAATAAAATCCCCTCATTTACTCCTTGAAACAACAGAAGTCAAAAAACAACTAGAATTACTTGATGGAAGCTTTAGGGTTAAAATGCCTTTTTATATTCCAATGTCTTTAGATATACAAGATTTTTATCTCTTTGCCTCCAAAAGATTCCACCCAACTGCAGATATTATGCTACAAAAGGCAGATATGCTAGAAGATTTAGAATATTATCACGCTAATTTACATCTAGCGGCTTTTGTGATTCCAAAGGGAGTGAGAAACACTTTATTTGGAGCTATTAGGAATTGAATTTTAAATATGCTATTGTCTTAACAGGCGGAATTGGAAGTGGCAAAAGCACCATTGCATCATTTTTAAAACTCTATGGGTATGAAGTGGTGTGTGCAGATAGTATCGCACACACTCTGCTTAATCAATCCGCCAAAGAAATAACTGAAATCTTTGGTAATGAGATTTTAGAAAATAACAAAATTAATAGAAAAAAGCTTGGTGAAATTGTCTTTAGCAATAAAAAAAGTAAGGAAACATTAGAGAGAATTTTACACCCAAAAATCAAAGAAGAGATTTTAAAACAAGCCAAAGCTTTAGAATCTAAAAAGATTCCCTATTTTTTAGACATTCCACTTTTTTATGAAACCAACAACTATCCTTTTAAAGAAGTTTTGCTAGTTTTTGTTCCAAAGGAGATTCAAGTCCAAAGAATCCAAAAACGCGATCATCTTGAATCGCAAGCTATTCAAGCGCGAATCTCATCACAAATACCTCTTGAAGAAAAAAAGAAATTAGCAAATTATATAATTGATAATTCAGGAGACTTAGAAAACTTGCAAAAGGAAGTGGAAAAATATTTACAAGATTATATTCCAAAAGTTTTAGAGGAAAATTAAGTTTTATTTGGTATAATTCGCTTTTTTAAGGGGTGTTAGCTCAGCTGGGAGAGCGCAA from the Helicobacter colisuis genome contains:
- a CDS encoding M20/M25/M40 family metallo-hydrolase encodes the protein MKESFEPLELFLEICKIPHPSKNCSKLKEWIITKAKENGATIKEDKAGNLLCTKGNPKICLQGHYDMVYVGESKDFKVQPKFLDSKWLGALDSSLGADNGAALACMILALRDFDNIECLFTNDEEVGMIGANHLELEIHSPYIINCDSEDIDEVIYSCAGGYDLKAKKGFEILAIPKDYKCFEIKTQNFKGGHSGIEIHKNIPNAILELAKIARDLEGIIIEFWGGEKRNSIPVNATLKIALKDSQAIKLESLSENFVITPLKQTKYGYACKDLLTAILGLENGVIKAKGNSPLLSSNLGILKQDNESFIFYAMGRGNQEDLMQKNIALSQTFLNSLNFEVNVLDYYAPWTKEEGRLLELVWDIYQKHNKNAKLKSIHAGLECGILKQKFPKAEFISIGPTILHPHSLNEKLDLESFKKFWVILQEILQKNYIF
- a CDS encoding peptidyl-prolyl cis-trans isomerase; translated protein: MRKYLLGSLFSLFVASSVFSAPSLVNGIAFFVNGNPVTLLDVYKVQQRDKVEQNIAVDILINEKLHEEEIKKHNIIVTELELSDELNSIAKQNKTTSTQLESYIRTNGGNWESYKDEIKKRILKRKLYQIISQESLKMVNEDELRNYYNAHKEEFLIPQSIDVKKFFSKEGAALETLVKSGGKTIPKGIGQENEVLQIAALNPQIVPAFVQGKVGTFTPIYPVGEDFITFLIEAKNNPSLAPFENVRDIILQKIMSQKEDYLIYEYFEKLRSDAKVNIIRLN
- a CDS encoding META domain-containing protein codes for the protein MKQIIIAGIFGVAMLLAGCSSKNLNTQEATQNTIYQTLQSKQEWKIHSFKLNNTTEVLTFEKEYPFFIGFKEKGVFGTFGCNNFFGSYDLNNDNLKISNAGMTRKMCEPRIMELESKLTENILNNENRIEILNDGKILIFRNDFYLLMQ
- a CDS encoding spermidine synthase, which translates into the protein MWITKNYNEKFQQEYKIESKLLEASGIKHHLEIFNSQAFENIALIDDKILLKTMLPLQSELLAHISACSHKEPKKILIAGSFNLEIAFEFLRHKDLKVDFLQFDLKILESLISFFPHYQSVMQNKRFNLIPQQKEEFLQQNQVKTNFYDIIILENKADLKDYESLLGEDGILVIKSPHLLLETTEVKKQLELLDGSFRVKMPFYIPMSLDIQDFYLFASKRFHPTADIMLQKADMLEDLEYYHANLHLAAFVIPKGVRNTLFGAIRN
- the coaE gene encoding dephospho-CoA kinase (Dephospho-CoA kinase (CoaE) performs the final step in coenzyme A biosynthesis.), coding for MNFKYAIVLTGGIGSGKSTIASFLKLYGYEVVCADSIAHTLLNQSAKEITEIFGNEILENNKINRKKLGEIVFSNKKSKETLERILHPKIKEEILKQAKALESKKIPYFLDIPLFYETNNYPFKEVLLVFVPKEIQVQRIQKRDHLESQAIQARISSQIPLEEKKKLANYIIDNSGDLENLQKEVEKYLQDYIPKVLEEN